From Riemerella anatipestifer ATCC 11845 = DSM 15868, a single genomic window includes:
- a CDS encoding metallophosphoesterase, with protein MLKNIILFIVIFFLLEFYIYNAIRTLYSNSWFKITYWLITIALYGWLLFEILTFDASARNNKKMFIISSIFMVFMLPKLLLLAFILFDDIIRVLQFGTKRILSKSAFYPERRNFITLIGLGAAALFSASVIDGIIFGKYRHTLRQVRLKLKNLPKEFKGYKIIQISDVHSGSFSQPEKLRKAIELINSQTPDLVLFTGDMVNNYAEEFLPFVDLFSQIKAKDGKYSVLGNHDYGDYGQWNSKEEKAQNIPKLIELQNKAGFKMLRNEHHIINKNGASLYLIGVENWGELPFPQFGDLDLATKGIPEEATKILMSHDPTHFDHIVKHHPKDIQLTLSGHTHGMQFGIDLKNIKWSPVKYRYPKWADLYESNGKYLYVNRGFGVLGFSGRVGINPEITLFVLE; from the coding sequence ATGTTAAAAAACATAATTCTCTTTATCGTTATTTTTTTCTTGCTAGAGTTCTATATTTATAATGCTATTAGAACTCTTTACTCTAACTCTTGGTTTAAAATTACTTACTGGCTTATTACTATTGCATTATATGGTTGGCTACTTTTTGAGATACTAACCTTTGATGCTTCTGCTAGAAATAATAAAAAAATGTTTATTATCTCTAGTATTTTCATGGTTTTTATGCTTCCAAAGTTGCTCTTACTGGCGTTTATTTTATTTGATGATATTATAAGAGTTCTACAATTTGGGACTAAACGCATTTTATCTAAATCTGCATTTTATCCAGAAAGAAGAAACTTCATTACCTTAATTGGCTTGGGTGCAGCAGCCTTGTTTTCAGCCTCTGTGATTGACGGAATTATTTTCGGAAAATACCGCCATACTTTAAGACAAGTAAGACTAAAACTAAAAAATCTACCAAAAGAATTTAAAGGTTACAAAATCATTCAAATTTCTGATGTCCATAGCGGTAGTTTTAGTCAGCCTGAAAAATTACGAAAAGCCATTGAACTCATCAATTCACAAACCCCTGACTTGGTGCTATTCACAGGAGATATGGTGAATAATTATGCAGAAGAATTTTTACCTTTTGTTGATTTATTTTCTCAAATTAAAGCCAAAGACGGTAAATACTCTGTACTCGGAAACCACGACTACGGAGATTATGGACAATGGAACTCCAAAGAAGAAAAAGCCCAAAATATCCCAAAACTAATAGAACTACAAAACAAAGCTGGTTTTAAAATGTTAAGAAATGAACACCATATCATCAATAAAAATGGAGCTTCTTTGTATCTTATCGGTGTAGAAAATTGGGGAGAATTGCCATTTCCTCAATTTGGAGATTTAGACTTAGCGACTAAAGGCATTCCCGAAGAAGCCACTAAAATACTTATGAGCCACGACCCTACCCACTTTGACCACATAGTAAAACATCACCCCAAAGATATACAGCTCACACTTTCTGGACACACCCACGGAATGCAGTTCGGAATTGATTTAAAAAACATCAAGTGGTCTCCCGTAAAATACCGCTATCCTAAATGGGCAGACCTCTACGAAAGCAATGGGAAATATCTCTATGTAAACAGAGGTTTTGGAGTATTAGGATTTTCTGGAAGAGTGGGCATCAATCCAGAAATTACCCTATTTGTCTTAGAATAA
- a CDS encoding ankyrin repeat domain-containing protein, with protein sequence MKLSFILFISILFFTVKKTYSQQNSSIDVFSAVRYNDVEYLKKYIAQKQNIDTLNTQKHSLLILASYNNSLECIDLLLKSGAQTNLQDKSGNTALMGASFKGYTKIVEKLLLAKTDPNVLNYNNANALFFASTFGHRDIVKLLLSYGVDKYQIDNYGNQAIDYAIMQGNKEIVELLKVE encoded by the coding sequence ATGAAATTATCTTTTATTTTATTTATTTCTATTTTATTCTTCACTGTTAAAAAAACATATTCACAACAAAATTCTTCTATTGATGTATTTTCCGCTGTAAGGTATAATGATGTAGAATATCTGAAAAAATATATAGCTCAAAAGCAAAATATAGACACACTAAATACACAAAAGCATTCTTTACTTATATTGGCCAGTTACAATAATTCTCTAGAGTGCATAGATCTTTTATTAAAATCTGGAGCACAAACAAATTTACAAGATAAAAGTGGTAATACAGCTTTGATGGGAGCATCATTCAAAGGGTATACTAAAATAGTAGAAAAACTCCTTTTAGCAAAAACAGATCCTAATGTGTTAAATTATAACAATGCTAATGCTTTGTTTTTTGCTTCCACCTTTGGTCACAGAGATATAGTAAAACTGCTACTAAGCTATGGTGTTGATAAATATCAGATAGATAATTATGGCAATCAGGCTATTGACTATGCAATAATGCAGGGGAATAAAGAGATTGTAGAATTGCTTAAAGTTGAGTAA
- a CDS encoding transposase — protein sequence MGNYNDLYEIEVQFKTITDTLEKANIAFDGLFLNADVGFDSKEFRCSCEKKEIQGNICLNKRNEGVSDRDEYFDPLLYKERYKIERTNGWIDSYRALLNRFDTTVASWLGFNYLAFIVIALKKFK from the coding sequence GTGGGTAACTATAATGACCTTTATGAAATAGAAGTTCAGTTTAAAACCATTACTGATACCCTTGAGAAAGCAAATATTGCATTTGATGGACTTTTTCTCAATGCTGATGTAGGTTTTGATTCTAAAGAGTTCCGTTGCTCTTGTGAAAAGAAAGAAATACAAGGTAATATTTGTCTTAACAAAAGAAATGAAGGTGTTTCTGATAGGGATGAGTATTTTGACCCTCTTCTCTACAAAGAAAGGTATAAAATAGAAAGAACCAATGGTTGGATTGATAGTTACAGGGCTTTACTAAATAGATTTGATACAACAGTAGCTAGTTGGCTAGGATTTAATTATTTAGCTTTTATAGTCATCGCTCTTAAAAAGTTTAAATAG
- a CDS encoding catalase has product MKKTFIGLGLLLSVSAYMGQQTLTTNFGAPVGDNQNSLTVGNNGAVLLQDIHLVEKLAAFDRERIPERVVHPRGAGAYGEFECKVDMSPYTKARLFSEVGVKTPVFVRFSTVIHGTGSPETLRDPRGFATKFYTKEGNYDIVGNNLPVFFIRDAIKFPDMVHSLKPSPITNRQDPNRYLDFFSHIPESTHMLMRLYSDYGIPANYREMDGSSVHAFKWINNNGEVVYVKYTWKSKQGERNLSMEEASKIQGMDFQHATTDLYDNIKKGNYPQWDLYVQILKPSDFDKLDYFPLDATKIWNETDAKPMLIGTMTLNKIPDNYFEHVEQSAFSPGTLIPGIEPSEDKLLQGRLFSYFDTQRHRVGANFQKLAVNRPIVSVNSNNQDGPMSERGTKSDTNYQPSRINNKPDDAKYKQSKREYSNVFITQDKIDKPNDFKQAGDFYRSLDKKNQENLLKNLLADLKQVTNKDIQKIITGHFYMADNSLGKKIASELKLTREDVESIFHKKYKK; this is encoded by the coding sequence ATGAAAAAAACATTTATTGGCCTAGGCTTATTGCTTAGTGTTTCTGCCTACATGGGGCAACAGACTCTCACGACTAATTTTGGTGCTCCTGTGGGAGATAATCAGAACTCTCTTACAGTTGGCAACAATGGTGCTGTACTTTTACAGGATATTCACCTGGTAGAAAAGTTGGCAGCTTTTGATAGGGAAAGAATACCTGAAAGAGTAGTGCATCCTAGAGGAGCTGGAGCTTATGGTGAATTTGAATGTAAAGTAGATATGTCTCCTTACACAAAGGCAAGGCTTTTTAGTGAAGTAGGTGTTAAAACCCCTGTTTTTGTTAGATTTTCTACAGTAATACATGGTACAGGTTCGCCAGAAACTCTTAGAGATCCAAGAGGGTTTGCTACAAAATTTTATACCAAAGAGGGGAATTATGATATTGTAGGAAATAATTTACCTGTATTTTTCATTAGAGATGCTATTAAATTTCCTGATATGGTTCATTCTCTAAAACCATCTCCTATAACCAATAGGCAAGATCCAAATCGTTACTTGGACTTTTTTTCTCACATTCCAGAATCTACACATATGTTAATGAGATTGTATTCTGATTATGGTATACCTGCAAATTATAGAGAAATGGACGGCTCTAGTGTACATGCATTTAAATGGATTAATAATAATGGAGAGGTTGTGTATGTAAAATATACATGGAAAAGTAAACAAGGAGAAAGAAATTTAAGCATGGAGGAGGCTTCTAAAATACAGGGAATGGATTTTCAACACGCCACAACAGATTTATACGACAATATAAAGAAAGGTAATTATCCTCAGTGGGATTTATATGTACAGATTTTAAAACCTTCCGATTTTGATAAATTAGATTATTTTCCTTTGGATGCAACTAAAATTTGGAATGAGACAGATGCTAAACCTATGCTAATAGGAACTATGACACTCAATAAAATTCCAGATAATTACTTTGAACATGTGGAGCAATCTGCTTTTTCTCCAGGGACTCTTATTCCAGGTATTGAGCCTTCCGAAGATAAACTTTTACAAGGACGTCTTTTCTCTTACTTTGATACACAAAGGCATCGTGTTGGAGCTAATTTTCAAAAATTAGCTGTTAATAGGCCTATTGTTAGTGTAAATTCTAACAATCAAGATGGACCTATGAGTGAGAGGGGTACTAAGAGCGATACAAACTATCAGCCATCTAGAATAAATAATAAACCTGATGATGCTAAGTACAAGCAATCCAAAAGAGAATATTCTAATGTGTTTATTACTCAAGATAAAATTGATAAACCTAATGACTTTAAACAAGCAGGAGATTTTTATAGGAGTTTAGATAAAAAGAATCAAGAAAATCTTCTTAAGAATTTGTTAGCAGATCTTAAACAAGTTACAAATAAGGATATTCAAAAAATAATAACAGGACATTTTTATATGGCAGATAACTCATTAGGTAAAAAAATAGCCTCTGAACTTAAGCTTACTAGAGAGGATGTGGAAAGTATATTCCATAAAAAGTATAAAAAATAA